A genomic window from Lentibacter algarum includes:
- the alaS gene encoding alanine--tRNA ligase, giving the protein MPSLNEIRSTFLNYFAKQGHEVVASSPLVPRNDPTLMFVNSGMVQFKNLFTGVETRDYNRATTAQKCVRAGGKHNDLDNVGYTARHHTFFEMLGNFSFGNYFKEEAITYAWELITKDFGIDKNKLTVTVYHTDDEAFAIWKKMGVPEERIIRIATSDNYWQMGPTGPCGPCTEIFYDHGEHIWGGPPGSPEEDGDRFIEIWNVVFMQNEQFEDGSMRNLDMQSIDTGMGLERIGALLQGSHDNYDTDLFKALIEASAHATGVDPYGAQNVHHRVIADHLRSTAFLIADGVMPSNDGRGYVLRRIMRRAMRHAHLLGAKDPVMHQLVPSLVRQMGGAYGELNHAQALIEETFLLEETRFKQTLERGLKLLDDEVEGLGEGVALSGEAAFKLYDTFGFPLDLTQDALREKGREVDVSGFEAAMAEQKAKARAAWSGSGDAADASVWFDIADDAGVTEFLGYDTEVAEGQVLALVADGARVKTLAEGQEGWAVLNQTPFYAESGGQVGDSGLMRRLENMEQVSRVSDTRKHADGKIFGHMIVAGEGGLSVGDTVSLEVEHGRRSAIRANHSATHLLHEALRSALGDHVAQRGSLNSDDRLRFDFSHSKALELDQIKQVEADVNACIRQNAPVVTRVMTPDEARELGAQALFGEKYGDEVRVVSMGHESGSGKGSDGHTYSIELCGGTHVRQTGDIGLFVVLGDSASSAGVRRIEALTGKAAFDYLSAQDARVAELALELKAPAADVPARVKALIDERKALTNEVAQLRRELAMAGGAKDGGAEAIEINGIKLIAQVLSGVSGKDLPALIDAHKGQIGSGAVLLIADTGGKAAVAAGVTSDLTDRLSAVDLVKAAVPELGGKGGGGRPDMAQGGGADVSNAEAAIAAAKSVLEA; this is encoded by the coding sequence CTTGTGCCGCGCAATGACCCGACGCTTATGTTCGTCAACTCTGGGATGGTGCAGTTCAAGAACTTGTTTACGGGTGTTGAAACGCGTGACTACAACCGCGCAACGACAGCGCAGAAATGTGTGCGCGCGGGCGGCAAGCATAACGATCTGGACAATGTTGGCTACACGGCGCGCCACCACACGTTTTTTGAGATGCTCGGCAACTTCAGCTTTGGCAATTACTTCAAGGAAGAGGCGATCACCTATGCGTGGGAGCTGATCACCAAAGACTTCGGGATCGACAAGAACAAGCTGACCGTGACGGTCTATCATACCGATGATGAGGCTTTTGCGATTTGGAAGAAGATGGGCGTTCCTGAAGAGCGCATCATTCGCATCGCGACGTCAGACAACTATTGGCAGATGGGTCCAACGGGGCCATGCGGGCCTTGCACCGAGATTTTTTATGACCACGGTGAGCATATTTGGGGTGGCCCTCCCGGCAGTCCAGAAGAAGACGGCGACCGCTTTATCGAGATCTGGAACGTTGTTTTCATGCAGAACGAGCAGTTTGAGGACGGCTCTATGCGCAATCTCGACATGCAGTCGATTGATACGGGTATGGGACTTGAGCGCATTGGCGCGCTGCTTCAGGGCAGCCATGACAATTACGATACTGATTTGTTCAAGGCACTGATCGAAGCATCTGCTCATGCCACGGGCGTTGACCCTTATGGCGCACAGAATGTGCACCACCGTGTGATTGCAGACCATTTGCGTTCGACTGCGTTTCTGATTGCGGATGGCGTTATGCCGTCAAATGACGGACGCGGCTATGTTTTGCGCCGTATTATGCGCCGTGCGATGCGTCATGCTCATCTTTTGGGGGCGAAAGACCCTGTGATGCATCAGCTGGTGCCCTCGCTTGTCCGCCAGATGGGCGGAGCATATGGCGAGCTGAATCACGCACAGGCGCTGATTGAAGAGACGTTTTTGCTAGAGGAAACGCGCTTCAAGCAGACGCTTGAACGCGGATTGAAGCTTTTGGACGATGAGGTTGAGGGGCTGGGCGAGGGCGTTGCGCTTTCGGGCGAGGCTGCGTTTAAGCTCTATGACACCTTTGGTTTTCCGCTTGATCTGACGCAGGATGCGTTGCGTGAGAAGGGCCGCGAGGTCGATGTTTCGGGCTTTGAGGCCGCTATGGCCGAGCAAAAAGCAAAGGCGCGCGCTGCATGGTCCGGTTCGGGTGATGCTGCGGATGCGAGTGTCTGGTTTGATATCGCCGATGATGCAGGCGTGACCGAATTTCTTGGCTATGACACGGAAGTGGCCGAAGGGCAGGTTCTTGCGCTGGTGGCGGATGGCGCGCGCGTGAAGACGCTTGCCGAAGGGCAAGAGGGCTGGGCTGTGCTCAACCAGACGCCATTTTATGCGGAATCGGGCGGGCAGGTTGGCGACAGCGGCCTGATGCGCCGTTTGGAAAATATGGAGCAGGTGAGCCGTGTGAGTGACACGCGCAAGCATGCCGACGGTAAAATCTTTGGTCATATGATTGTTGCGGGCGAGGGCGGTTTGTCTGTCGGTGACACGGTTTCGCTTGAGGTTGAACATGGGCGCCGCAGCGCGATCCGTGCCAATCACTCGGCGACGCACCTTTTGCATGAGGCGTTGCGTTCGGCGCTTGGTGACCATGTGGCACAGCGTGGCTCGCTCAATTCGGATGATCGGCTGCGCTTTGACTTTAGTCACTCCAAGGCTTTGGAACTGGACCAGATCAAGCAGGTCGAAGCGGATGTAAACGCGTGTATCCGCCAGAATGCGCCTGTTGTGACGCGGGTTATGACCCCTGATGAGGCACGTGAGCTTGGCGCGCAGGCGCTCTTTGGCGAAAAATACGGTGACGAAGTGCGTGTGGTTTCGATGGGCCATGAGAGTGGCTCGGGCAAGGGCAGCGACGGGCACACCTATTCGATTGAGCTATGTGGTGGCACGCATGTGCGCCAGACAGGTGATATTGGGTTGTTTGTGGTGCTCGGGGATTCTGCATCGAGTGCGGGTGTACGCCGAATTGAAGCGCTCACGGGCAAGGCCGCGTTTGACTATTTGAGTGCGCAGGATGCCCGCGTAGCGGAACTGGCGCTGGAGCTGAAAGCGCCTGCGGCGGATGTGCCTGCACGTGTGAAAGCGCTGATAGATGAGCGCAAGGCGCTGACCAATGAAGTGGCGCAGTTGCGCCGCGAGTTGGCGATGGCGGGCGGTGCGAAGGACGGTGGCGCAGAAGCGATTGAGATCAATGGCATAAAGCTTATTGCTCAAGTGCTTTCTGGCGTCTCGGGTAAGGATTTGCCTGCGTTGATTGATGCGCATAAGGGCCAGATTGGCTCTGGTGCTGTGCTTTTGATTGCAGATACGGGCGGTAAGGCCGCTGTGGCGGCAGGCGTTACCTCTGATTTGACCGACCGTCTTTCAGCTGTGGATCTTGTGAAGGCTGCTGTGCCTGAGCTTGGCGGCAAGGGTGGCGGCGGCCGTCCTGATATGGCGCAGGGCGGTGGTGCGGATGTCAGCAATGCCGAGGCCGCGATTGCGGCGGCGAAATCTGTTTTGGAGGCTTGA
- a CDS encoding DUF1330 domain-containing protein — MSALWIAHVTVTDPEPYAKYAELAGPAIAAHGGVFIARGARFVQLEGKERPRNVVARFPTLEAAVECYNSDAYQEALTHAKGASERELMVVEVSE; from the coding sequence ATGTCAGCTCTTTGGATTGCCCATGTTACTGTGACGGACCCCGAGCCCTATGCAAAATATGCGGAGCTTGCGGGGCCAGCCATTGCGGCGCACGGGGGTGTGTTTATCGCCCGTGGGGCGCGCTTTGTGCAGCTTGAGGGCAAGGAGCGCCCACGCAATGTTGTAGCGCGTTTTCCGACGCTTGAAGCGGCTGTTGAGTGCTACAATTCGGATGCCTATCAAGAGGCATTGACCCATGCCAAAGGCGCGTCAGAGCGCGAATTGATGGTTGTTGAAGTCAGCGAATAA
- a CDS encoding histidine phosphatase family protein, giving the protein MRCVLCLLLLVLPLPALADGWAALERDGAIAIMRHALAPGGGDPAQFVLEDCETQRNLDARGRGQARAIGAELRLRGVKFDKVFTSQWCRCRETAALIEMGAVQALPSLNSFFAGQGDRVGQTAATLAALSASEGRVLLVTHQVNITALTGVFPKSGEIIVAELNDGALTVTGRILIEPPQ; this is encoded by the coding sequence ATGCGTTGTGTCTTGTGCCTGCTTTTGTTGGTTTTGCCTCTGCCTGCTTTGGCAGATGGTTGGGCTGCACTGGAGCGGGACGGGGCGATTGCGATTATGCGCCATGCGCTAGCGCCGGGCGGAGGCGATCCTGCACAATTTGTCCTTGAGGACTGTGAGACGCAGCGCAATCTTGATGCGCGGGGGCGGGGTCAGGCGCGCGCGATTGGTGCCGAACTGCGGTTGCGCGGTGTGAAATTTGACAAAGTCTTCACAAGCCAATGGTGCCGTTGCCGCGAAACGGCCGCTTTGATTGAGATGGGGGCCGTTCAGGCGCTGCCATCGCTGAACTCGTTCTTTGCCGGACAAGGTGACCGTGTTGGTCAGACGGCTGCGACGCTTGCGGCACTGTCCGCGAGCGAAGGGCGCGTGCTGCTGGTGACACATCAGGTTAATATTACCGCGCTGACAGGTGTTTTCCCAAAGTCAGGCGAGATTATTGTGGCCGAGCTTAACGATGGCGCGCTCACCGTGACTGGGCGTATTTTGATAGAGCCGCCGCAGTAA
- the typA gene encoding translational GTPase TypA — MDLRNIAIIAHVDHGKTTLVDELLKQSGAFRANQDVAERAMDSNDIERERGITIFAKPTSVEWKGMRINIVDTPGHADFGGEVERILSMVDGVVLLVDAAEGPMPQTKFVTSKALALGLRPIVVLNKVDKTDAEPDRALDECFDLFASLDANDDQLDFPHMYASGRSGWADHELDGPRKDLSALFDLIVNHVPAPKQIAHQNEDFSMLATTLGADAFVGRVLTGRVETGRLKVGATVQALSRVGQKIEQFRVTKIQAFRGLAQQDIEEALAGDIVSIAGMSKATVADTICALAVDTALPAQPIDPPTITVTFGINDSPLAGREGKKVQSRVIRDRLMKEAESNVAIKVTDTPGGEAFEVAGRGELQMGVLIENMRREGFELGISRPKVLLREEDGKTLEPIEEATIDVDDEYSGVVIEKLTGARKGELVEMRPAGAGKTRIIANVPSRGLIGYHGEFLTDTRGTGVLNRVFHGWAPHKGPMPGRRAGVLISMEDGEAVAYALWNLEDRGKMFIGAQTKIYQGMIIGEHSRENDLEVNPLKGKKLTNVRASGTDEAVRLTTPITLSLEEAIAYINDDELVEVTPSSIRMRKRHLDPHERKRESKKL, encoded by the coding sequence ATGGACCTGCGCAATATCGCCATCATCGCCCACGTTGACCACGGCAAAACAACTCTCGTGGACGAACTTCTGAAACAGTCCGGCGCGTTTCGGGCCAATCAGGACGTGGCCGAGCGCGCCATGGACAGCAACGACATCGAGCGCGAGCGTGGTATCACCATCTTCGCCAAGCCGACCTCTGTAGAGTGGAAAGGCATGCGCATCAACATCGTTGACACGCCCGGCCACGCCGACTTCGGCGGCGAAGTCGAGCGCATCCTGTCGATGGTTGACGGTGTTGTCCTCCTCGTGGACGCAGCCGAAGGCCCGATGCCACAAACCAAGTTTGTGACGTCAAAGGCCCTCGCCCTCGGCCTGCGCCCGATCGTTGTCCTGAACAAAGTCGACAAAACAGACGCCGAGCCTGACCGCGCGCTGGACGAGTGCTTTGATCTCTTCGCATCCCTTGATGCAAATGACGATCAGCTCGACTTCCCGCATATGTACGCGTCTGGCCGTTCTGGCTGGGCCGATCACGAGCTTGACGGCCCGCGCAAAGACCTTTCGGCTTTGTTTGACCTGATCGTCAATCACGTGCCCGCTCCCAAGCAAATCGCGCACCAGAACGAAGACTTCAGCATGCTGGCCACAACTCTGGGCGCAGACGCCTTCGTTGGCCGCGTTCTGACGGGTCGTGTCGAAACAGGCCGCCTCAAAGTCGGCGCAACTGTTCAGGCGCTCTCGCGTGTTGGCCAAAAGATTGAGCAATTCCGCGTGACCAAAATTCAGGCCTTCCGTGGCCTTGCCCAGCAAGACATCGAAGAAGCCCTCGCGGGCGACATCGTATCTATTGCAGGCATGTCCAAAGCCACAGTGGCCGACACAATCTGTGCGCTCGCCGTTGATACGGCCCTGCCCGCACAGCCAATCGATCCGCCCACAATCACAGTCACATTCGGCATCAACGACAGCCCGCTGGCTGGCCGTGAAGGCAAAAAAGTCCAGAGCCGCGTCATCCGTGACCGCCTGATGAAAGAAGCCGAAAGCAACGTCGCCATCAAAGTCACCGACACACCTGGCGGCGAAGCCTTTGAAGTCGCTGGCCGTGGCGAACTGCAGATGGGTGTTCTGATTGAAAACATGCGTCGCGAAGGCTTTGAGCTTGGGATCTCCCGCCCCAAAGTGCTTCTGCGCGAAGAAGACGGCAAAACACTTGAGCCTATCGAAGAAGCCACAATTGACGTGGATGACGAATACTCAGGCGTCGTGATCGAAAAGCTGACAGGCGCGCGCAAAGGCGAGCTGGTCGAAATGCGCCCAGCAGGCGCAGGCAAGACCCGCATCATCGCCAATGTCCCCTCACGTGGCCTGATCGGTTATCACGGTGAATTCCTCACAGACACCCGCGGCACAGGCGTTCTGAACCGCGTGTTCCACGGTTGGGCGCCCCACAAAGGCCCAATGCCAGGCCGCCGCGCTGGCGTTCTGATCTCCATGGAAGATGGCGAGGCCGTGGCCTACGCTCTCTGGAACCTTGAAGACCGTGGTAAAATGTTCATTGGCGCACAAACCAAGATCTACCAAGGTATGATCATCGGTGAGCACAGCCGCGAGAACGATCTGGAAGTGAACCCGCTCAAAGGCAAAAAGCTCACAAACGTGCGCGCATCAGGCACAGACGAAGCCGTTCGCCTGACAACGCCGATCACCCTGAGCCTTGAAGAAGCGATTGCTTACATCAACGATGACGAACTCGTTGAAGTCACGCCAAGCTCGATCCGCATGCGCAAGCGTCACCTTGACCCGCATGAGCGCAAACGCGAGTCAAAAAAGCTCTAA
- a CDS encoding SPOR domain-containing protein, protein MAELPYSGARQSSSAAYSLGTLTNYAGAVVSLGLMVGIGVWGYKVVARDVSGVPVVRAASNEPMRMAPEKPGGQLAAHQGLSVNEVMAKGGAEKPAERLVLAPKPVDLTEEDQPLAGIVAPSPVVRSEAGVSLEESDAEPLTPQMASIRALAEALADGVAPLAAQEAQVETVTPVAVVVPAEPVTAVIEAVPEVTAVEDNIVAEPVKASLVSTSLRPKLRPAAFKAVAPAATEAAVLAALTSEAGSIPVGTRLVQLGAFDSAEVAGREWERLVTKFGEYMDGKERVIQRAESGGRVFYRLRAMGFADLSDSRRFCAALVAERADCIPVVSK, encoded by the coding sequence ATGGCAGAACTCCCATATAGCGGAGCGCGGCAGAGCAGCTCTGCAGCTTATTCTCTTGGAACACTTACGAATTACGCGGGCGCAGTTGTTTCGCTTGGCTTGATGGTCGGGATTGGTGTTTGGGGGTATAAAGTTGTGGCGCGTGATGTGAGCGGTGTGCCCGTTGTGCGTGCGGCGTCGAATGAGCCGATGCGCATGGCGCCTGAGAAGCCGGGTGGGCAGTTGGCTGCGCATCAAGGGCTGTCTGTGAATGAAGTTATGGCTAAAGGCGGCGCTGAGAAGCCCGCAGAGCGGCTTGTTCTTGCGCCCAAGCCCGTGGATCTGACAGAAGAAGACCAGCCCTTGGCGGGTATTGTTGCGCCTAGCCCTGTGGTGCGCAGTGAGGCTGGTGTGTCTCTTGAAGAAAGTGACGCCGAACCTTTGACGCCCCAAATGGCCTCGATCCGTGCGCTGGCAGAGGCGCTTGCAGATGGGGTTGCGCCTTTGGCCGCTCAGGAAGCGCAAGTCGAGACGGTAACGCCTGTGGCCGTGGTTGTGCCAGCTGAGCCTGTGACGGCTGTCATTGAGGCTGTGCCTGAGGTGACGGCTGTTGAGGATAATATAGTCGCGGAGCCTGTCAAAGCGTCTCTTGTGAGCACGTCGTTGCGCCCCAAGCTGCGCCCGGCGGCCTTTAAGGCAGTTGCGCCTGCGGCGACAGAGGCGGCCGTTTTGGCGGCGTTGACAAGCGAGGCGGGGAGTATCCCTGTGGGCACACGGCTTGTGCAGCTTGGCGCCTTTGACAGCGCTGAAGTGGCGGGGCGCGAGTGGGAGCGGCTTGTAACCAAATTTGGCGAATACATGGACGGCAAAGAGCGTGTGATCCAGCGGGCTGAAAGTGGCGGGCGTGTGTTTTACCGCCTGCGCGCAATGGGCTTTGCAGATCTGTCAGACTCACGCCGCTTTTGTGCGGCGCTTGTGGCCGAGCGCGCCGATTGTATTCCTGTGGTGAGCAAATGA